In Phreatobacter stygius, a genomic segment contains:
- a CDS encoding TonB-dependent receptor: MPDVSSTSPLPRLAGGFCLAAGLFMTAPAAGQGAETQLDTIVVESERTGRPSRDSVRSPTDLTAPNTTGSRLPGTARDIPASVEAVNQATMQERGNRNWVEALQGLTGFTAAIRPGAAGIMSARGFTENGFALLYDGIRVSSTTISARNYDSFVFDRIEVLRGPASVLYGEGAVGGAINLVRKQPSAVDQPFEAITSVSTPGGVRLGLGKGGVIGESFAYRVDGVVTRDLGQVDDNRIRQGQINGALRWQVNERFAATIDFDYLRSSIDNAYWGTPLVRGAIAPALRRVNYNTIANNRYDDSVLWLRARFDYETDDGWRLSHQVWNHQANRDWINAYRFAAIPAGGTCRFRGQSLVNGTGTDQVCRMTWENLGYDHRFTGNRAEAAYRGRISGLEVAATFGVELAQTRWTSPRSEVTSLQLVDPFNPPATDFFSRGTARNQTVRANLTQGAVFGEGRVEVLPGVKLVAGFRSDWLAVDYDRQPANQTYSRNYQPFTYRVGAVWDVWSQASLYASFATAVEPRFALFTLGATDTPFSLTEARQIEIGFKQGFWNGRGEVTAALYRIEKTNVPSTDPLTGNTVQVGRQSSQGFEIGGSYRPVDEIRLTANLAMVEARYDEFRSGSADFAGNRPPNVPRWVANLGAVWSPDPKWSLGGSLSYRSSIAADDANTVKLPAALIADVFATYRVSASADVTLRVHNLTDAVYAAWATDANYVILGRPRTFELGVRARF; the protein is encoded by the coding sequence ATGCCGGATGTCTCGTCCACCTCGCCGCTGCCGCGGCTTGCCGGCGGCTTCTGCCTGGCCGCCGGGCTGTTCATGACGGCGCCCGCGGCGGGGCAGGGTGCGGAAACACAACTCGACACCATCGTGGTCGAATCCGAGCGGACCGGCCGCCCGTCGCGCGACAGCGTTCGCTCGCCGACCGATCTGACCGCGCCCAACACGACGGGCTCGCGGCTGCCGGGCACCGCCCGCGACATTCCGGCCAGCGTCGAGGCGGTGAACCAGGCGACCATGCAGGAGCGCGGCAACCGCAACTGGGTGGAGGCGCTGCAGGGCCTGACCGGCTTCACCGCCGCGATCCGGCCGGGCGCTGCCGGCATCATGTCGGCGCGCGGCTTCACCGAAAATGGGTTCGCCCTGCTCTATGACGGCATCCGGGTGTCGTCGACCACGATCAGCGCGCGCAATTACGACAGCTTCGTCTTCGACCGTATCGAGGTGCTGCGCGGACCGGCTTCCGTGCTCTACGGCGAGGGGGCTGTGGGCGGCGCGATCAACCTGGTGCGCAAGCAGCCCTCGGCCGTCGACCAGCCGTTCGAGGCGATCACCTCGGTCAGCACGCCCGGCGGGGTCCGCCTCGGCCTCGGCAAGGGCGGCGTCATCGGCGAGAGCTTTGCCTACCGCGTCGACGGAGTCGTCACCCGTGACCTCGGCCAGGTCGACGACAACAGGATCCGCCAGGGCCAGATCAATGGCGCGCTGCGCTGGCAGGTCAACGAGCGTTTCGCCGCGACCATCGATTTCGATTACCTGCGCTCGAGCATCGACAATGCCTATTGGGGCACGCCGCTGGTGCGCGGCGCGATCGCCCCGGCGCTGCGGCGGGTCAATTACAACACGATCGCCAACAACCGTTACGACGATAGCGTGCTGTGGCTGCGCGCCCGGTTCGACTACGAGACCGACGATGGCTGGCGCCTGAGCCATCAGGTCTGGAACCACCAGGCCAATCGCGACTGGATCAACGCCTATCGTTTCGCCGCCATCCCGGCCGGCGGCACCTGCCGGTTTCGCGGCCAGTCGCTGGTCAATGGGACCGGCACCGACCAGGTCTGCCGCATGACCTGGGAGAATCTCGGTTACGACCACCGCTTCACCGGCAACCGGGCCGAGGCCGCCTATCGCGGCCGCATCTCCGGCCTGGAGGTTGCCGCGACCTTCGGCGTCGAGCTCGCCCAGACGCGCTGGACCAGCCCGCGCAGCGAGGTGACCTCGCTGCAACTGGTCGACCCCTTCAATCCGCCGGCGACCGATTTCTTTTCGCGCGGCACTGCGCGCAACCAGACGGTACGGGCAAACCTGACCCAGGGCGCGGTGTTCGGCGAGGGGCGGGTGGAGGTGCTGCCCGGTGTCAAGCTGGTCGCCGGTTTCCGCAGCGACTGGCTGGCCGTCGATTATGACCGCCAGCCGGCCAACCAGACCTATTCGCGCAACTACCAGCCCTTCACCTATCGCGTCGGCGCGGTCTGGGATGTCTGGTCGCAAGCTTCGCTCTACGCGTCCTTCGCGACGGCGGTGGAACCGCGCTTCGCTTTGTTCACGCTCGGCGCGACCGACACGCCGTTCAGCCTGACCGAGGCGCGGCAAATCGAGATCGGCTTCAAGCAGGGCTTTTGGAATGGCCGGGGCGAGGTGACCGCCGCGCTCTACCGGATCGAGAAGACCAATGTGCCCTCCACCGATCCGCTGACTGGCAATACCGTGCAGGTCGGCCGGCAATCGTCGCAAGGGTTCGAGATCGGCGGCAGCTATCGTCCGGTCGACGAGATCAGGCTGACGGCCAATCTCGCCATGGTCGAGGCGCGCTATGACGAGTTCCGCTCCGGCAGCGCCGATTTCGCCGGCAACCGTCCGCCCAACGTGCCGCGCTGGGTGGCCAATCTCGGCGCGGTCTGGAGCCCGGATCCGAAATGGTCGCTCGGCGGCAGCCTGAGCTACCGCTCCTCGATCGCCGCCGACGACGCCAATACGGTGAAGCTGCCGGCTGCGCTGATCGCCGATGTCTTCGCAACCTACCGCGTGTCAGCCTCGGCCGACGTGACGCTGCGCGTCCACAATCTCACCGACGCGGTTTATGCCGCCTGGGCGACCGATGCGAATTACGTGATCCTGGGGCGGCCAAGGACCTTCGAGCTGGGCGTGCGGGCAAGGTTTTGA
- a CDS encoding putative bifunctional diguanylate cyclase/phosphodiesterase has translation MTDEAIAGQLRAEQLAGVLRHTRGIMIANICNALIFLAAQWSAPDQGLALIWAAMVVALVALLHVRQRTRQGRPKPRTVSERAIRRASLYALALGGLWAAVPLLFFNSAGHGVQLVIACLCAGMLAGGAFGLGGIPIAAVAFTAPIFIASAIAIGRSGDATYLLVAALLVVYALVLLRTVFVYAIENAVRLVAQFDAEQRIRRDPLTQLPNRVGFTESVETAFARLASTGEPFTLLWLDLDSFKAINDRLGHTVGDEILIQAADRLRACAGPRDALARLGGDEFAVIAAGIGGLDAGAAVARRVVEAFAKPFHVDGQEVLSTASIGVAIAPGDGSEPPHLLRSADIALYHAKSARGGSFRFFDVSDHALARERRALQHDLGNALHRGEFRLVYQPILALSDNRIVGFEALLRWQHPTRGSVPPTAFIPVAESTGLIRSIGEWVIEEACRTAAAWPQPSRISVNVSAVQFREPAIAAQIMAAIAASGLAPERFEIEVTETVLLSDDETALEILRTLSAGGIRVALDDFGTGYSSLSYLRKLPLHRIKIDRSFVQDLKTDLQSAAIVKSVIGLATDLGIDTTAEGVETAEQLGFLRAHACGEAQGYLIGRPVDAAEAMAILRRQPKRPGAGAASAADKPLPKAHCS, from the coding sequence ATGACCGACGAAGCGATCGCGGGGCAGTTGCGCGCGGAGCAACTGGCCGGCGTTCTTCGCCACACGCGCGGCATCATGATCGCCAATATCTGCAACGCGCTGATCTTCCTCGCGGCCCAATGGAGCGCGCCGGACCAAGGCCTTGCCCTGATCTGGGCCGCAATGGTCGTCGCCCTGGTGGCGCTGCTTCATGTCAGGCAACGCACCCGCCAGGGCCGCCCGAAACCCCGGACGGTTTCCGAACGGGCCATCCGGCGCGCCAGCCTTTATGCCCTGGCACTCGGCGGGCTGTGGGCGGCGGTGCCGCTCTTGTTCTTCAACAGCGCCGGCCACGGCGTGCAACTGGTCATTGCCTGCCTCTGCGCCGGCATGCTGGCCGGCGGCGCCTTCGGTCTCGGCGGCATCCCGATCGCCGCCGTCGCCTTCACCGCGCCGATCTTCATCGCCTCGGCGATCGCCATCGGCCGGTCCGGCGATGCCACCTACCTGCTGGTCGCGGCCTTGCTGGTCGTCTATGCCCTCGTGCTGCTGCGCACGGTCTTCGTCTATGCGATCGAAAACGCCGTCCGCCTGGTTGCCCAGTTCGATGCCGAGCAACGGATCCGTCGCGACCCGCTGACCCAGTTGCCCAATCGCGTCGGCTTCACCGAAAGCGTCGAGACGGCATTCGCGCGGCTGGCCAGCACCGGCGAGCCGTTCACCCTGCTCTGGCTCGACCTCGACAGCTTCAAGGCGATCAACGACCGGCTCGGGCACACGGTCGGCGACGAGATCCTGATCCAGGCGGCCGACCGGCTGCGCGCCTGTGCCGGCCCCCGGGATGCGCTGGCACGCCTTGGCGGCGACGAATTCGCCGTCATCGCAGCCGGCATTGGAGGCCTGGATGCGGGAGCCGCCGTCGCCCGCCGCGTGGTCGAGGCCTTCGCCAAGCCCTTCCATGTCGATGGCCAGGAGGTGCTCAGCACCGCCAGCATCGGCGTGGCGATCGCGCCCGGCGACGGCAGCGAGCCGCCGCACCTGCTGCGCAGCGCCGATATCGCACTCTATCACGCCAAGAGCGCGCGCGGCGGATCGTTCCGCTTCTTCGACGTCAGCGACCACGCCCTGGCACGCGAGCGCCGCGCGCTCCAGCATGACCTCGGCAACGCCCTGCACCGCGGCGAGTTTCGTCTGGTCTACCAGCCGATCCTCGCACTCAGCGACAATCGCATCGTCGGTTTCGAAGCCCTGCTCCGCTGGCAGCATCCGACCCGCGGCAGCGTGCCGCCCACCGCGTTCATTCCGGTCGCCGAATCCACCGGATTGATCCGCTCGATCGGCGAATGGGTGATCGAGGAGGCCTGCCGCACGGCCGCCGCCTGGCCGCAGCCGAGCCGGATATCGGTGAACGTCTCGGCGGTGCAGTTCCGCGAACCGGCGATCGCGGCGCAGATCATGGCGGCGATCGCGGCGAGCGGCCTTGCGCCCGAGCGGTTCGAAATCGAGGTCACCGAAACCGTGCTGCTGTCGGACGACGAGACCGCGCTTGAAATCCTCCGGACGCTGTCGGCCGGGGGGATCCGCGTTGCCCTCGACGATTTCGGCACCGGCTACTCGTCGCTGAGCTACCTGCGGAAGCTGCCGCTGCACCGGATCAAGATCGACCGCTCCTTCGTGCAGGACCTGAAAACCGACCTTCAAAGCGCGGCGATCGTCAAATCGGTGATCGGGCTGGCAACCGATCTCGGCATCGACACCACCGCCGAAGGCGTCGAGACGGCCGAACAACTCGGCTTCCTGCGCGCCCATGCCTGCGGCGAAGCGCAGGGCTACCTCATCGGCAGGCCGGTCGATGCCGCCGAGGCCATGGCGATATTGCGACGGCAACCGAAGCGTCCCGGCGCCGGGGCCGCCTCGGCTGCGGACAAGCCCTTGCCGAAAGCCCATTGCAGCTGA
- a CDS encoding DUF4239 domain-containing protein: MIHGIGSDATAALEAVDAPAPEIRHMNYLIAAGVFVALTGASLLCLAFHERLPSEQRDERTHDVVKLAINIFVVMTSLVLGLLITSVKRNFDSIDTNVHSFATEMILFDRALRFYGPEAAGARQLLGSYVERALRGTWPAQGEPLIEDKDAERVLDELEQRLRAINPADTRHVELWNDALQRLQRIVALRWTLIGEAGGTVSSSLLIMLVAWLTLIFASLGYNAPRNQVVVATLLLCSVWIAGSIYLMIEMDTPFTGTIHVSPAPLERALDYVRRG; this comes from the coding sequence ATGATTCACGGCATTGGGAGCGACGCCACGGCGGCGCTCGAGGCTGTCGACGCGCCGGCACCGGAGATCCGACATATGAACTATCTGATCGCCGCCGGCGTGTTCGTGGCCCTCACCGGCGCCTCGCTGCTCTGCCTTGCCTTCCACGAGCGGCTGCCCTCCGAACAGCGCGACGAGCGCACCCACGATGTCGTCAAGCTGGCGATCAACATCTTCGTGGTGATGACGTCCCTGGTGCTCGGGCTCCTGATCACCTCGGTGAAGCGCAATTTCGACTCGATCGACACCAACGTGCACAGCTTCGCCACCGAGATGATCCTGTTCGATCGGGCGCTGCGGTTTTACGGTCCGGAGGCGGCGGGAGCACGCCAGTTGCTCGGCAGCTATGTCGAGCGGGCGCTGCGCGGCACCTGGCCCGCGCAGGGCGAGCCGCTGATCGAAGACAAGGATGCCGAACGTGTCCTGGACGAGCTGGAGCAGCGCCTGCGCGCGATCAACCCGGCCGACACCCGCCATGTCGAATTGTGGAACGACGCGCTGCAACGGCTGCAGCGCATCGTGGCGCTGCGCTGGACCCTGATCGGCGAAGCCGGCGGGACGGTCTCGTCGTCGCTGCTGATCATGCTGGTGGCCTGGCTGACCCTGATCTTCGCCAGCCTGGGCTACAACGCGCCACGCAATCAGGTGGTCGTTGCGACGCTGCTCCTGTGCTCGGTCTGGATCGCCGGCTCCATCTATCTGATGATCGAAATGGATACGCCCTTCACCGGGACGATCCACGTCTCGCCGGCGCCACTGGAACGGGCGCTCGACTATGTCAGGCGGGGGTGA
- a CDS encoding DUF1028 domain-containing protein, which produces MTWSIVAHDPASGAFAVAVTTCSFAVGASCPFVRAGVGAVATQSMTNRYLGPAVLDGLAAGLAPAEAIEAALARDDGRGLRQVHAVDARGRSAAWTGRNCVEWSGERTGAHVSVAGNMLAGGNVVGRTFETFAAGVSLALPERMMVALLAGEAAGGDRRGRQSAAMQLVTTEDFPDLNIRVDDHADPLGELQRLVALWRSTWPARQGWSPTKANPSGNADMDAIEAGWIAQGSDLRFRR; this is translated from the coding sequence ATGACCTGGTCGATCGTCGCCCATGATCCGGCGAGCGGCGCCTTTGCCGTCGCCGTGACGACCTGCTCCTTCGCGGTCGGGGCAAGCTGCCCGTTCGTGCGGGCCGGTGTCGGCGCGGTCGCGACGCAATCGATGACCAACCGCTATCTCGGTCCGGCCGTGCTCGACGGCCTGGCTGCCGGCCTGGCGCCGGCCGAGGCGATCGAGGCGGCGCTCGCGCGGGACGACGGACGCGGCTTGCGCCAGGTCCACGCGGTGGACGCGAGGGGTCGCAGCGCCGCCTGGACCGGACGCAACTGCGTGGAATGGTCGGGCGAACGAACCGGCGCCCATGTCTCGGTTGCCGGCAATATGCTGGCGGGCGGCAATGTCGTCGGCCGCACCTTCGAAACTTTCGCCGCGGGCGTTTCGCTCGCCCTGCCGGAACGGATGATGGTGGCGCTCCTGGCGGGCGAAGCCGCCGGCGGCGACCGGCGCGGCCGGCAATCGGCGGCGATGCAGCTCGTCACGACGGAAGATTTCCCCGATCTGAACATTCGCGTCGACGATCACGCCGACCCGCTCGGCGAACTTCAACGGCTCGTCGCGCTCTGGCGCAGCACCTGGCCGGCCCGGCAGGGCTGGTCGCCGACCAAGGCCAATCCGTCAGGCAATGCCGACATGGACGCGATCGAGGCCGGCTGGATCGCGCAAGGGTCGGATCTCCGGTTCCGGCGGTAG
- a CDS encoding SMP-30/gluconolactonase/LRE family protein, whose translation MIAERTSLQETPRLPGSAQEPDAPAASRRALLRAVAGLGAVAGLGAVAGLGAVAGLGAVAGLGAVALGAGPAFAQAPAPVAPPSTITTPPRDFSPGGAPTTYFTDPDILSVDPVFDGYAQPNSAIQRLWTGALWAEGPAWNAQGRYLVWSDIPNNRQLRWLEDDGHVSVMRQPSNNSNGNSFDFQGRQLSCEHLMRRVVRYELDGSVTVLAAAFDGKRLNSPNDVVAHPDGSYWFTDPPYGGQLYEGAPDAPGGPSNANRRLNPKLGQPAGIGEWRRELPTNCYRIDPSGRIDLVVTESQVPDPNGLCFSPDFKKLYVASTGKGPGDQGPGGKGDIHVFDVGADNKLSNGKQFTDCMVDRVKCGPDGLRCDVDGNLWASSNAGRSVGYSGVTVWNPEGKLIGRIRLPEICGNVCFGGPKRNRLFMAASQSIYAVYVNTQGAGPG comes from the coding sequence ATGATTGCAGAACGAACCAGCCTCCAGGAAACGCCGCGCCTGCCCGGTTCGGCCCAGGAACCGGATGCCCCGGCCGCCTCGCGGCGCGCCCTGCTCCGCGCGGTCGCCGGTCTCGGCGCGGTCGCCGGTCTCGGCGCGGTCGCCGGTCTCGGCGCGGTCGCCGGTCTCGGCGCGGTCGCCGGTCTCGGCGCGGTCGCCCTTGGCGCCGGACCGGCCTTTGCCCAGGCTCCGGCCCCGGTGGCGCCGCCCAGCACCATCACCACGCCACCGCGCGATTTCAGCCCCGGCGGCGCGCCGACCACCTATTTCACCGATCCGGACATTCTCTCGGTCGACCCGGTATTCGACGGCTACGCCCAGCCGAACAGCGCCATCCAGCGGCTGTGGACCGGCGCGCTCTGGGCCGAGGGTCCGGCCTGGAATGCGCAAGGCCGCTATCTGGTCTGGAGCGACATTCCGAACAACCGGCAACTGCGCTGGCTCGAAGACGACGGCCATGTCAGCGTGATGCGCCAGCCTTCGAACAATTCGAACGGCAATTCCTTCGATTTCCAGGGCCGCCAGCTGTCCTGCGAACATCTGATGCGCCGCGTCGTGCGCTACGAGCTCGACGGCTCGGTCACCGTGCTGGCCGCAGCCTTCGACGGCAAGCGGCTGAATTCGCCCAACGACGTCGTCGCCCATCCCGACGGCAGCTATTGGTTCACCGATCCGCCTTATGGCGGCCAGCTCTACGAGGGCGCGCCGGATGCTCCGGGCGGTCCGAGCAATGCCAATCGCCGGCTCAACCCGAAGCTCGGCCAGCCGGCCGGCATCGGCGAATGGCGGCGCGAATTGCCGACCAATTGTTACCGCATCGATCCGAGCGGCCGGATCGACCTGGTCGTCACCGAAAGCCAAGTGCCCGACCCGAACGGGCTTTGCTTCTCGCCCGACTTCAAGAAGCTCTATGTCGCCTCGACCGGCAAGGGTCCCGGCGACCAGGGCCCCGGCGGCAAGGGCGACATCCATGTCTTTGATGTCGGCGCCGACAACAAGCTGTCGAACGGCAAGCAGTTCACCGACTGCATGGTGGACCGGGTGAAATGCGGGCCGGACGGGCTGCGCTGCGACGTCGACGGCAATCTCTGGGCCTCCAGCAATGCCGGCCGGTCGGTCGGCTATAGTGGTGTCACCGTGTGGAACCCCGAGGGCAAGCTGATCGGCCGCATCCGCCTGCCGGAGATCTGCGGCAATGTCTGTTTCGGCGGGCCGAAACGGAACCGGCTGTTCATGGCCGCGAGCCAGTCGATCTATGCGGTCTATGTGAACACCCAAGGTGCCGGCCCCGGCTGA
- a CDS encoding IS4 family transposase, with amino-acid sequence MRLTRLLRNPAVTVEEMAATAQERTAERCIGRPVLAIQDTTSIKSSGGGGLMLHAMIAVDAEDGAILGLAHAQFMSRDKGLRGERKSRPLAAKESRRWLEGGEDAARIGALARSVTVIADREGDIFEAFARRPKDIELLVRAAQDRSLGDGGLLFATVDALPEAGRTLLDLPAKPGRKARQARLAVRFMAAQLARPKAGTPGLEALPASVGMTLVDIREVDPPAGEPAVHWRLLISRAVRDITEALAVAELYRRRWAIEQLFRTLKTQGYDIEGLRIAEDVPRLKLVMAALVAAVSVQQLVHARDGASPQTPLRPLTDAFQPEDQPLLEALSAKLEGKTQRQKNPHPKGSLAFAAWVCARLGGWTGYYGKPGPMVMLQGWLSFYDAKQGWDALAQAKDV; translated from the coding sequence ATGCGCCTGACCCGTTTGCTGCGCAATCCGGCGGTGACGGTCGAAGAGATGGCGGCGACGGCGCAAGAGCGCACGGCGGAACGGTGTATCGGCCGGCCGGTGCTGGCGATCCAGGACACCACCAGCATCAAGTCGAGCGGCGGCGGTGGGCTTATGTTGCATGCGATGATCGCGGTGGATGCCGAGGACGGCGCCATCCTGGGGTTGGCGCATGCTCAATTCATGAGCCGCGACAAAGGCTTGCGTGGGGAGCGGAAATCCCGCCCATTGGCGGCGAAAGAGAGCCGGCGCTGGCTGGAAGGGGGCGAAGACGCGGCCAGGATCGGGGCGCTGGCTCGTAGCGTGACGGTGATCGCCGATCGCGAGGGCGATATCTTCGAGGCCTTTGCACGACGCCCGAAGGACATCGAGCTTCTGGTCAGGGCGGCCCAAGATCGCAGCCTCGGCGATGGCGGTCTGCTGTTTGCCACCGTGGATGCCTTGCCTGAGGCCGGCCGGACCCTGCTGGACCTGCCGGCCAAGCCCGGCCGCAAGGCGCGCCAGGCGCGACTGGCGGTCCGCTTCATGGCGGCGCAATTGGCACGTCCCAAGGCCGGCACACCAGGACTTGAGGCCCTGCCGGCGAGCGTCGGCATGACGCTGGTCGATATCCGCGAAGTCGATCCACCGGCGGGCGAGCCGGCGGTTCACTGGCGGCTCTTGATCTCGCGCGCGGTCCGCGACATCACCGAAGCCCTGGCGGTGGCCGAGCTCTACCGGCGTCGTTGGGCCATCGAGCAGTTGTTCCGCACCCTGAAGACCCAGGGCTACGACATCGAAGGCCTGCGCATCGCCGAGGATGTGCCCCGTCTCAAGCTGGTCATGGCAGCGCTGGTGGCCGCGGTCAGCGTCCAGCAACTCGTCCATGCTCGTGACGGCGCATCGCCTCAGACCCCGCTCAGGCCGCTCACCGATGCCTTCCAGCCGGAAGATCAGCCCTTGCTCGAGGCGCTCTCGGCCAAGCTGGAGGGCAAGACCCAGCGGCAGAAGAATCCACACCCCAAGGGCTCGCTCGCCTTTGCCGCCTGGGTTTGCGCAAGGCTCGGTGGCTGGACCGGATATTACGGCAAGCCTGGCCCGATGGTCATGCTACAGGGCTGGCTATCCTTCTACGATGCCAAGCAGGGATGGGACGCTCTCGCCCAGGCAAAAGATGTGTGA
- a CDS encoding GYD domain-containing protein — protein MPFYLTRFSYTPATWAKLIKNPEDRRAAAKTYIEAVGGKVHGFWYAFGDHDAYNLWEAPDNVSMAATAIAISAGGALSSFQTTVLLTVEETLAAMQKASSIQYRPPGDKG, from the coding sequence ATGCCCTTCTACTTGACCCGGTTCAGTTACACGCCAGCAACATGGGCGAAGCTCATCAAGAACCCCGAGGACCGCCGAGCGGCAGCCAAGACGTATATCGAAGCAGTCGGTGGAAAGGTGCACGGTTTCTGGTATGCCTTCGGCGATCACGACGCATACAACTTGTGGGAGGCGCCAGATAACGTCTCGATGGCAGCCACGGCGATCGCGATCAGCGCAGGCGGAGCGCTGAGCTCGTTCCAGACAACCGTCTTGCTGACCGTCGAGGAGACGCTCGCAGCCATGCAAAAGGCCTCGTCGATTCAATATCGGCCGCCCGGAGACAAAGGATAG
- a CDS encoding ABC transporter substrate-binding protein — protein MNIVGWGARAVRGLFRAVAAATFITALTGALPGATPRSAAAETILRVALHSDLKIIDPVWTTALITTHHGFMIYDTLFAVDEKLAVQPQMVERWTVSDDKLTFTFTLRDGLEWHDGQPVTAEDCVASIRRWGARDGLAQKLMAVTSELRAVDARTFILRLKEPYGLVLSTLGKPSSNVLFIMPKRVAETDPNTQISDSTGSGPFIFVRDAWRPGERAVYVRNPRYRPRAEPPSGMAGAKVVHVDRVEWIWLPDAQTQVNALLQGEIDMVEAPPHDLLPLIEKDPNIAMAVLAPMGRQYAFRFNVLHKPFDDPRIRQAVAYAFNQQDFLQATIGDPRFFRTCLSLYPCGSPYETTAGFEDKLESNFARARALLQEAGYDGTPVVLMQSTDVASLANLAPVAKALMERAGFRVDMQAMDWQTLVSRRVKREPLAAGGWSAFLTSWGSIDVLDPVSTAFLNASCERATFGWPCDAELERLRDAFARETDPEARKALAEAAQRREAVYPTHIQLGQYLQPSAFRRNITGVFPAGNLALWNIEKK, from the coding sequence ATGAACATCGTCGGCTGGGGGGCACGAGCGGTCCGCGGTCTTTTTCGAGCGGTCGCGGCCGCGACTTTCATCACCGCCCTGACGGGCGCGCTGCCCGGCGCGACGCCGCGCAGCGCCGCGGCGGAAACGATATTGCGGGTGGCGCTGCATTCCGACCTGAAGATCATCGATCCGGTCTGGACCACCGCGCTGATCACCACCCACCATGGCTTCATGATCTACGACACGCTGTTCGCGGTCGACGAAAAGCTTGCCGTGCAGCCCCAGATGGTCGAGCGCTGGACCGTCAGCGACGACAAGCTGACCTTCACCTTCACCTTGCGCGACGGGTTGGAATGGCATGACGGCCAGCCGGTCACGGCCGAGGACTGCGTCGCCTCGATCCGCCGCTGGGGCGCCCGCGACGGTCTGGCGCAGAAGCTCATGGCCGTGACATCAGAGCTTCGCGCGGTCGATGCCAGGACCTTCATCCTGCGCCTGAAGGAACCCTATGGCCTGGTGCTGTCGACGCTCGGCAAGCCCTCGTCCAACGTGCTGTTCATCATGCCGAAACGGGTCGCCGAAACCGACCCCAACACGCAGATCTCTGACAGCACCGGGTCCGGCCCGTTCATCTTCGTGCGCGACGCCTGGAGGCCGGGCGAGCGGGCGGTCTATGTCCGCAACCCGCGCTACCGGCCCAGGGCCGAGCCACCGTCAGGCATGGCCGGCGCTAAGGTGGTGCACGTCGATCGCGTCGAGTGGATCTGGCTGCCCGACGCCCAGACCCAGGTGAACGCCCTGCTGCAGGGCGAGATCGACATGGTCGAGGCGCCGCCGCACGACCTCTTGCCGCTGATCGAGAAGGACCCCAACATCGCGATGGCGGTGCTCGCCCCAATGGGCCGGCAATATGCCTTCCGCTTCAACGTGCTGCACAAGCCCTTCGACGACCCGCGCATCCGCCAGGCGGTGGCCTATGCGTTCAACCAGCAGGATTTCCTGCAGGCGACCATTGGCGATCCCCGCTTCTTCCGCACCTGCCTGTCGCTCTACCCCTGCGGTTCGCCCTATGAGACGACGGCCGGTTTCGAGGACAAGCTGGAGAGCAATTTCGCCAGGGCCCGGGCGCTGCTGCAGGAGGCCGGCTATGACGGCACGCCTGTCGTCCTGATGCAGTCGACCGACGTCGCCTCGCTCGCCAATCTCGCGCCCGTCGCCAAGGCCCTGATGGAGCGGGCCGGCTTCAGGGTCGACATGCAGGCGATGGACTGGCAGACGCTGGTCTCGCGCCGGGTCAAGCGGGAGCCGCTGGCCGCTGGCGGCTGGAGCGCTTTCCTGACCTCCTGGGGTTCGATCGACGTGCTCGATCCGGTCTCCACCGCCTTCCTCAATGCAAGCTGCGAGCGGGCGACGTTCGGCTGGCCCTGCGATGCCGAGCTGGAGCGCCTGCGCGACGCCTTCGCACGCGAAACCGACCCGGAAGCGCGGAAGGCGCTGGCCGAGGCGGCGCAGCGGCGCGAGGCCGTCTATCCGACCCATATCCAGCTCGGCCAATATCTCCAGCCCTCGGCCTTCCGCCGCAACATCACCGGCGTCTTCCCGGCAGGCAATCTCGCCTTGTGGAACATCGAGAAGAAGTAG
- a CDS encoding DUF6152 family protein yields MRRSIVFALSVPALLAAGGALAHHGWGSYDAAKKFTITASVERLEWANPHVHIDLKHDNATWEIVLAPPFRMQTRGLTPAMIGKGVRVSVEGYPSTRSATEMRAERITVDGKTVELR; encoded by the coding sequence ATGCGTCGATCAATCGTCTTCGCACTATCGGTTCCGGCTCTGTTGGCCGCCGGCGGCGCGCTCGCCCATCATGGCTGGGGCAGCTACGATGCGGCGAAGAAATTCACCATCACCGCCAGTGTCGAGCGCCTCGAATGGGCGAACCCGCATGTTCACATCGATCTCAAGCACGACAACGCCACCTGGGAGATCGTGCTGGCGCCGCCCTTCCGCATGCAGACGCGTGGGCTGACGCCCGCCATGATCGGCAAGGGCGTGAGGGTCAGTGTCGAAGGTTATCCCTCGACCAGGAGCGCCACCGAGATGCGCGCGGAACGGATTACCGTCGACGGCAAGACCGTCGAATTGCGTTGA